In Pongo pygmaeus isolate AG05252 chromosome 13, NHGRI_mPonPyg2-v2.0_pri, whole genome shotgun sequence, one genomic interval encodes:
- the TEX48 gene encoding testis-expressed protein 48 produces MAAHQNLISKIFCLCCRDCQEPYAIDDSKVPSQTQEHKPSTQNLQLQKDELDRQNPKRINAVSHLPSRTPLIQTKKSTSSSSSEFKDLNAYASQRNFYKRNLNRYCQERWPFQPCLVGRP; encoded by the exons ATGG CAGCCCACCAAAACCTGATCTCGAAGATCTTCTGTTTATGCTGCAGGGACTGTCAGGAGCCTTATGCCATCGATGACTCCAAGGTTCCCAGTCAAACCCAAGAGCACAAGCCATCAACCCAAA ATTTGCAGCTTCAGAAGGATGAGCTTGACAGACAAAATCCCAAGCGCATTAACGCAGTCTCCCATTTGCCTTCGAGAACACCCCTGATCCAGACAAAAAAGAGCACTTCCTCCAGCAGCAGTGAGTTTAAGG atCTGAATGCATATGCTTCCCAAAGAAATTTTTACAAGAGAAACTTAAACCGCTACTGCCAGGAGCGCTGGCCATTCCAGCCATGCCTCGTTGGGAGGCCCTGA